CGTGTTCGGCCGCGGCGCCGAAGAGTGCGAAGCCCTGCGCGCCGCCGGAGTGCCGTTTCGGGTCGTGCCCGGCGTGACGTCCGCGATCGCTGTGCCCGCAGCGGCAAGGATACCGGTCACGCACCGGCGCCTCGCTTCGGCGTTCGCAGTGGTCACGGGACACGAGTGCGACGGCGTGTCCAACCTCGATTGGCAGTCGCTCGCGCGGGTGCCGACACTGGTGGTGCTGATGGGGCTCTCCATCTTGCCCGAAATCATCGCCCGGCTGCTCGAGCACGGTGCGGATCCCGATACCCCTGCCGCTGCGATCGCGAGCGGTACGCTCCCGGCTCAGCGCGTGGTAGTAGCCACGCTGGCCACGCTCGCCGAACGGGTTGCAGAGGAGGGTCTCGAGGCTCCCGTCACAGTGGTGATCGGTGAGGTGGTCCAGGT
The Deltaproteobacteria bacterium DNA segment above includes these coding regions:
- the cobA gene encoding uroporphyrinogen-III C-methyltransferase yields the protein MVGAGPGDPGLITAKGLEILRSADVVVYDRLVAPALVAEAPPGAERVFVGKRPHGGSADLAQDEINALLVERARRGLTVVRLKGGDPFVFGRGAEECEALRAAGVPFRVVPGVTSAIAVPAAARIPVTHRRLASAFAVVTGHECDGVSNLDWQSLARVPTLVVLMGLSILPEIIARLLEHGADPDTPAAAIASGTLPAQRVVVATLATLAERVAEEGLEAPVTVVIGEVVQVRELLGAEPVGLTHPVQGLVSQP